Genomic DNA from Lactuca sativa cultivar Salinas chromosome 8, Lsat_Salinas_v11, whole genome shotgun sequence:
TTTATTACACGGGACTCGACAAAGTTTCTAGGGCCGTTTTCGATGATGAAAATGAGAAGGGAATTTTCGTCTTTTGAACGTACGATAGATCGAGAGCGAGTCCCAATCCTCGCCTTTTCTAGGGTGGGAcaagaaattgaaatttttgTCTCGTTGACATCAATCACAGTCTCCCAGTTCAATGCATGTCAAACGCAGTACAGCGTGTTCTGTCATGTCATGTATAGAGGGCGGGGGTGGGGGTGGGTACCTCATTCTGTCTTCGGTTCTTCTTATTAGACTGTCCATCGCTAGTGAAAAGGTCTTGTAATGCTTCAACAGCGACATTTCCAACATTATCCAAATGTTGACTTCCAAGCACATTCTCAGACAACAATGCAATTGGAGATATATCCGTTGCCCTTAAAAATGGAATCGGCACTGTGTTCCCAGCAGCATATATCGACCACAGctacatatacatatatgtgtatgtgtgtatatatatatatatatatatatatatatatatatatatatatatatataacaaaataaatcAAGATATAATCCAAAGTATGTTGCCATTCCTTGCATTTAAATATTCAAACTTTACCATTACCTTGTCTAGTGCTTTGCGATTAACACCTTCATTCTTAGTTGTCCCCGTGATGACACCACCATTGGTTCCCGTAGCTTGTGATGTGGGTTCGGTACCCGGTGTTTCAACTGTAGTAACTTTCTTGGTCAACCTGAGAATGTGCATGGTCAAACTACAAATTCACACTAAAACATGGATATcatatttttttagtttaatcTATATGATATAGAAACATACCATGGACTAACTGAATCTTCTCCAGGATCAGCCATTGACAAGATTTGACCATGTGCTGACGAGGATGAGGGCTCTTTAGTCATTTGAGCCGATGGTGTTTTAGCAGCTGTTTTCTCTATATCAACTCCACCATGGATTATCACGCTTCCAAAATCACCTGCTcacattcaatattttttttaaccaaCAATATGATATTATAAATCAACAAGATTTCTTTTAACATTAAAAACTGCTATTTGAAGAGAGAATACCTTCTCTTTCCTCTTCTAGAGCATCAGGTTTTACTGAACCACCCACAAGAGGTACTCCTCCATTAGGCACTTGATGAGGCTTAGATGGAACAGTATCTCCATATTCTTCATTCATTTTTGCTCCAAGTGTCTGTGTGCATTTAATAACATAACAGTAAATAAagagataaaatatatatatatatatatatatatatatataaaatataaatatatagttATATACCCCGTATCCAGGTATGGTCTCTGAAGCAACATGTTCTGCTTCCAAAGCCATAGCAGCCCTATTTATCTTTGCCTTCTCAAGCTTGGGCAACATTGCAGAAGCTCCAGATTtgcatttttctatgaatttatgCTGTTTCAAGTGAAGTGTGTATATTACAAACAGAAGGGTATATTTGTCATTTATATAATGTATAACATAAGCTACAGTAGCATACCTTTAACAGCTCAGAAGCAGTGGGGCGTATACGAGGGTCTTTTGTAAGGCATTTTGCAATGAAATCATGGAACACAAGAGACCTGGAACAGGAAACattgttaaaaatatatataaaaaaaccaGAAAtgcaaacacaaaaaaaaaaaatgattaatctTTTGTTTCCTAATAATTAAACAAGAGAAAAGGATAAACCATTTCTCTTTATCTTCAAGCATAGGAGCTGGTTCAATGGAAATCATAAATAACACCTGTGTTGCAGGTATTAAGCACGTTAATTTTCTGAAACTGAATTATTTAAACATCagaaatataaatatgaaaatagAATAAATATACAAGGACGATTACTAACCCTCATTGGATGCACATTTGATCTTGGAGGAAGGccctgaaaaaaataaaatattattaaatgaGAAAAAGTTTGAGATTGACAACAATGGTCTAAATATCAGTGAATATACCTCAGCCATTTCTATTGCAGACACCCCAAGGGCCCACACATCTACCTGGAAAAAGAAAGTACATCATACAAAACAgtcagtttgactttgacttggattcaTCAAACATGCAAATGTCATAATGTTTAACAGCCTACTTTTGGAAACTTATATTCCCCATGTCAAATCATATAAAGGGTTTGATTTATAATTCTATATAAGATCAAATTCCATTTTTAAGTGGCTATAATTCTTGAGAATCAAAGTGGAGTGCTTTATCAGTTAATCAAAAGCATAAAGCATTATCACAAAATGGAGTGCTTGATCATGTTAGCAGATGTTAAACAATAGCCATATATGAAAGAAGATCACAATGAGTCACATATAGATATAAggtaaaaaatgtaaaatttaccTTCCCATCATATCTACTTTCCTGGATAACCTCTGGAGCCATCCAATGGGGAGTACCAATAAACTGAAAAACAAAATATGGCAATAAATTAATTTAATCTTGAAATATAAATGTTAATAGTGATGTTTGAAGAATTCGATTCACCTAATCATCATCAAAAGATGAAGAATACATGGGACTAATTTAACTAACAAGGATGAGCTTATGAAAAgatgaaaacagaaaaattaaCCAAAACATAGCAATCTAAGAGTAATTTAAAGCAATTACCGTATTACGTTTGGACATTGTTCTTGTTAGTTGTGCAGCAACACCAAAATCACCTGTTGATGATGTGAAAAGTGAAAACAATTACTAAATATAAGAAGAAGAAACTGTTGATTCAAATGTTGAAATGGTAAAAACAAGACAATAAACAGACTTCAAGGACTAGAGTCTAGATATATGATCAAAGTAGATCATCTAGTAAAAGAAAACATGAGAAAGTGAATCTGAAGTAATTAAAAGAACATGTTTTTATCAGAACTTACCCAACTTCACCTCTCCTTGTTCAGTTAATAAAATATTACCACCCTTAATATCGCGATGCACTTTGAAAATGGAGTGCAAATAGGATAAACCCTTCAATGCTTCAGTACATATATATGCTATTTGGTACTCCTCTAAAGCCTCATCAGTAACATTCATTAAATCAGCAACACTTCCTCCACCACAATACTCCATTACAATCTGCCAGCAAATTGAAATATTCAGTATGATGTATCATGTAAGGAATCATCATCAATAAGAAATAGAGAAAGAACACAATTGATGGAAAAGATAGAATTATTGTGGGAAGAGTGTTCATACCCAAAGGTACTCCTCACCCTGATAGCTTCCTAAATAACGAACAACATTAGGATGACTGCATTGCTGTAACATCTCTATTTCACCACGAATTTCTTCATACCCTTCttcctgatatatatatatatatatatatatatatatatatatatatatatatatatatatatatatatatatatataaaacatagcaAAAGAACTTTCAGAAGTCGATCACTTAATCAAACACAAAGATTATAGCATATTAGCATACTGCATACCCCTTCAGATAATGATATCACTTTGATTGCAACCATTTCTGAAGTTTTTAAATCACGAGCTTTGTAAACAGACCCATAAGAACCTTTTCCTGTCATTACCAAAAAGACAGCTTTCAGTAACTTTGTTCTACATGGATAAAATAGAAAGAAGACCAACTGAAAGACTATTTGCTAGACCTCCTCATTTCTTTAGAACAATAATGGTAAATAGATTGATGAGAATTGCAAAGATTAGGGCAATTAGTAGGTTAATCCTGATTTTGTTTAGCTTAAATCCAGTTGAAATTCGTGTGAAGAACAAAAAAAGCCAATGACTGGATTACAAAAAACCATAAGTCATATAGCAATCGAGATATCATACATATGATTGTAAAGTAGATTTCACCGGAAGAAACATGAATATTGTACCAAGTTCATGAAGCAATTCGTACTTGGTAGATGGATCTTCTCTCGTAACACTATCCGCAATCGAACCCGAAGACATTTTACTAGTCTGCTTCCGTGAATACCCTCCTTCTTCATCCTGTGAAGATGATGTTGGCGTAGCACTCCCTTTCCTTGGCCTCCCAAATCCTTCTCCTACCGCCTGCATACTAGCAACCGCCCTACTCATTGTTGACATCCCGCCACTGCCGCCACTAGTCCGCCGCACAAATGTCCCGGATACTGACTCACTCTCTGTATCCTTCGATCTCACCACAAACGTCCCAAAACCAGtgccttcttcatcttcatcttcttcttcgtcgGATTCCTCTCTCCTATACGGAGATTGCACGCGTCTACGATCAGGTTTTACAATCATTGTGCCGGAGATGCTTTCTCCATCGTCGTCGGAATCTACATCGGCTCCGAAGTCTTTCGGCAGGTGCTTGAGGAGAGGAGGTAGTGATTCGTCGTCGTTTGGATCGTCATCGTCTTTACATAGCATTGTAGCGTATATATCTCCTGCATCTACCTTTTTAGGGTTCTTTTGAGTTTGGGCATCGTCATCTTCCTCATCGCTATGAACTACAAACGTTGAGTAGAGCTCTGACTTTGTCGGCTTTCTGCTCGTCCGGCGAGCAGCCGGAGAAAAGTCCATCTCTCCGGGTGCAAGTGTGTGTGTATCTATCTGTACAGGAGTCCAGGTTTAACAGCCACCGTCAAGAATCAAGATGAAGAAACAttaatattttcatgttttgcccTTCAACTTTTAGTATGCTTTTAAAAAGTCCTGAAAAAGTATAtctatttattatttgattagggataacaaatatttgatttgaaccaaaaaaaactgaaaatcaaattatattaaataaaatcaaattatattaaataaaatcaaatgttaatttggtttttgtttggtttcagagtaaataaaattataaatttgatTTATGGTTTGAGTTTTAGTTTCATTATAATTGAACCATAAACCAAACCGAATTATcgaatttaatttatttatttattcattaaataatttgtattttaaTATTCAAGTTAAATCCAAACAATTTTTCTTACGGTGTAGAGTGTATTTTGATTTTAAATACTTCATTGTTCATTGGttatgtatttttgattttttgtatTTAACTACTATCAAAAATTGAATCATAAATTTCTTGTTTGGAACATTGGAACTCAAGGTTCTACTTTTAGCCTTAAAATTTGGTTTTTATGTTTTTCAAACCAGACCAAACCAAATTGTAATTTGGTTCTTTGTTTGGTTGAATAGTCTTGAATTTGGTTTGGTTTTCTTTTTGGTTTGGacctaaaaaaaaatcaaattacaaGCTACTAAACTACCATACATACTTTTAAAAAGTATTTACGATATAAATAGGTGACAAACTATCTAAAACGTTTCAAAAATGTTGTCAAAATgtaacaaattttcattttcactTTTAAAAGACCATTGTAAACTGGAATTGtagtattttgaaaataaaaacaaaatgtattacCTTCTAACAACATTTGTAGTTCAATagtattttaaaaacatttaagataTCTTGTTACTCGATATCCCCCATATATTATTACCTTGAAGGTTAACTCTTCAACCACTTTAAGGTTGGCAACTTGGCatgtaaccacttttgagatgTGACTATCACATAATTTGAGTATATCTCTTTAATTTGAACAATTGGATTAGTATTTCAATAGTAGCCATTTGTAGAAATTTGGTATACGTTTTAAATTTCAATCCATGCTTGAATAGAGAAAGATTTAACTTATATCTTATAAGTGTTTATGTTTGTTTCTGCGAAGCAATGTTGTAGCGGTTTTAGATCCAATATGACATTGTAAACCTCCATCGGTGGTGATCAATATAGTAGGAAAAGTTTTGCTACTTACTAACATTTTCAATGAGAATCTATTAGATGTTAATTTATATTTGGCTTTGTCATTTGTCATATGGTTGATTGTGTTATAACTAATTGTCTAGATGCGAAGAACTTTGAGAAGTATGATGATGCAACCATTGATCACTCGAGACATATATCAATTGTAGAGAAATGATAAAGAAACAACTCACTCACTGAAATGAATGAAAGTGTTAAGTGAACCTAAAAAGCCGACTAGTGTTATTGAAATGAATTATTAGAACTTTCCTTAGTGAAAACCCATAAGTGAAGCAGTTTGAGAAGTATAACGACACAATTTGGATTAATTTATACAAAATGGATTGGACAATATAAATAGTGCTTAAGGAAGGTTTTCTTATAACATATTTCGTCTTATTTATAATTAACGGTAAATttccatgataaaaaaaaaattaaaaaaaatatcaaatgtGATTACATGTCAGCCTTAAATTGTGGAGGGGCCAACCTTCGAGGTAATAATAAATAAGAGATAATGACGTAAATAGATAACAGACTTATATAAAACGTTTTAAAATACCATTAGACTATAAATATTCTCAAAATGTAACAAACTTTCATTTTTGTTTCAAAAGACGATTGTAACCAGAAAAACCTATTATTATCGGTTATAATggtattttaaaaacaaaaataaaagtttgCTACCTACTGACAATATTTATTTAGTAAAACAAAATACGTAGACAAAAAAAAACACCCCTAATAGTTATTTTACACAACCCTTTATTTCAACTCTCTCAAATCTCCTAATAAAATCTAACCGGTCCCACATCCAACATAGGGCAAGTAAAGCACAGTCTTCGTCTTTTTACCTGATCCCTGATTTATGGATTCTCACCTCCTTACTGTTAAACAGTAGGAGCGGGAATGATACCCCATCTCCTCCTCACATCCTCTAAATCTTCATCAAAATGCTTCTCATAATAAACACACATAAGGTCAGTGGCTTTCATACCTGCCCGAACTGCCCAAGGAAAATAATGACGATAAAACAACACCCGTTGCTTGTCACTAAACCTAGCGGTCCCACCAATAACAGACAAGAAACACATCGGAAGCAACATTTGCTCAAATTCTATGACTTTCAATGCTGACTCACCAATCAAATTTGTTGGAAGGCCAAAAAGGGTGTGCCAAAAATCATGCACTTCACGTGCACGCATGGCGACATATGCCAGCTCATCAGTTTCCATGAACCTTACAGGTGGCCTATCGTCTGGTGAGAAGTTTCTTGATCCCATGAACTTTGCATATGCTGCCCCAAACGTGTTCTCGGGCAGGTCCCACGCGTGCCCGACATTTTTGGAGATGACACGTGGCCTATCCAATAGTATTTCCTGAAatataaaaatagttatcatgTTTTTTTTACAGATAAAGAAATAGAAAATAAAAGATTTACATTTAACAGAAAACATACTCTGCCTTGAGGGTTTGATTTCATTCTTTGAAGAACTCTTTGAAAAGCAGGTTTTCCAGTTGTTTCCCCTAAAGCAGCTATCAAATCGGCTCTTCTTGGATCCACTAATGCACCAACTGCAGACCCAAGGGCAACTGCAGCCTGCTGCCAACCCTT
This window encodes:
- the LOC111888426 gene encoding serine/threonine-protein kinase 1 isoform X2 gives rise to the protein MKKEGIHGSRLVKCLRVRLRIVLREKIHLPRKGSYGSVYKARDLKTSEMVAIKVISLSEGEEGYEEIRGEIEMLQQCSHPNVVRYLGSYQGEEYLWIVMEYCGGGSVADLMNVTDEALEEYQIAYICTEALKGLSYLHSIFKVHRDIKGGNILLTEQGEVKLGDFGVAAQLTRTMSKRNTFIGTPHWMAPEVIQESRYDGKVDVWALGVSAIEMAEGLPPRSNVHPMRVLFMISIEPAPMLEDKEKWSLVFHDFIAKCLTKDPRIRPTASELLKHKFIEKCKSGASAMLPKLEKAKINRAAMALEAEHVASETIPGYGTLGAKMNEEYGDTVPSKPHQVPNGGVPLVGGSVKPDALEEEREGDFGSVIIHGGVDIEKTAAKTPSAQMTKEPSSSSAHGQILSMADPGEDSVSPWLTKKVTTVETPGTEPTSQATGTNGGVITGTTKNEGVNRKALDKLWSIYAAGNTVPIPFLRATDISPIALLSENVLGSQHLDNVGNVAVEALQDLFTSDGQSNKKNRRQNELPLPPSVYQRLTSSPTLMNLAQALSYHKMCYEEMPLQELQATQEQQTIQNLCDTLRTILRL
- the LOC111888426 gene encoding serine/threonine-protein kinase 1 isoform X1 → MDFSPAARRTSRKPTKSELYSTFVVHSDEEDDDAQTQKNPKKVDAGDIYATMLCKDDDDPNDDESLPPLLKHLPKDFGADVDSDDDGESISGTMIVKPDRRRVQSPYRREESDEEEDEDEEGTGFGTFVVRSKDTESESVSGTFVRRTSGGSGGMSTMSRAVASMQAVGEGFGRPRKGSATPTSSSQDEEGGYSRKQTSKMSSGSIADSVTREDPSTKYELLHELGKGSYGSVYKARDLKTSEMVAIKVISLSEGEEGYEEIRGEIEMLQQCSHPNVVRYLGSYQGEEYLWIVMEYCGGGSVADLMNVTDEALEEYQIAYICTEALKGLSYLHSIFKVHRDIKGGNILLTEQGEVKLGDFGVAAQLTRTMSKRNTFIGTPHWMAPEVIQESRYDGKVDVWALGVSAIEMAEGLPPRSNVHPMRVLFMISIEPAPMLEDKEKWSLVFHDFIAKCLTKDPRIRPTASELLKHKFIEKCKSGASAMLPKLEKAKINRAAMALEAEHVASETIPGYGTLGAKMNEEYGDTVPSKPHQVPNGGVPLVGGSVKPDALEEEREGDFGSVIIHGGVDIEKTAAKTPSAQMTKEPSSSSAHGQILSMADPGEDSVSPWLTKKVTTVETPGTEPTSQATGTNGGVITGTTKNEGVNRKALDKLWSIYAAGNTVPIPFLRATDISPIALLSENVLGSQHLDNVGNVAVEALQDLFTSDGQSNKKNRRQNELPLPPSVYQRLTSSPTLMNLAQALSYHKMCYEEMPLQELQATQEQQTIQNLCDTLRTILRL
- the LOC111888434 gene encoding ubiquinone biosynthesis protein COQ4 homolog, mitochondrial translates to MAEGFGRVRLKGWQQAAVALGSAVGALVDPRRADLIAALGETTGKPAFQRVLQRMKSNPQGREILLDRPRVISKNVGHAWDLPENTFGAAYAKFMGSRNFSPDDRPPVRFMETDELAYVAMRAREVHDFWHTLFGLPTNLIGESALKVIEFEQMLLPMCFLSVIGGTARFSDKQRVLFYRHYFPWAVRAGMKATDLMCVYYEKHFDEDLEDVRRRWGIIPAPTV